Below is a window of Salvelinus sp. IW2-2015 unplaced genomic scaffold, ASM291031v2 Un_scaffold88, whole genome shotgun sequence DNA.
atgaaatgttttatgatgagtaaattggtcatacacgttgctctatctagtaattctagtcgatttgtgatggtgggtgcaattgtaaactgtgatttctacctgaaatatgcacttttttctaacaaaaactatcctataccatgaatatgttatcagactgtcatctgaagaggttttttcttggttagtggatatcaatatcttagttgagccgaattggtgatagcacctgaaggagtaagaaactgatggagttagaatagtggtgtattttgctaacgtgtttagctaatagatttacatattttgtcttccctgtaaaacattttaaaaatctgaaatggtggctttattcacaagatctgtatctttcatctggtgtcttggacttgtgatttaatgatatttagatgctactatctacttctgaagctatgctagctatgctaatcagtgtgtggggggtggggggtgctcccggatccggggttgatactcgtgaaaggttaacggCTCGCCCAATTAAACTGGCATTAGCTGCTGTTGTACGTTGTCTCCTGACCTTCCTCAGAAATTCTGTTAGGGATTTGCAAACTGAATTATAGCCTGATGGAAACCGTCAAATGTGTCACTGTGGGTGTAAAAGGTTGTGCCGGAGCCATTGATTCAGACTAACTTTGATTAGATGGTGAAGATGAGTTACATTTTTCAGGAAGTCTGCTGTAAACTATTGTGGATGGGAGTGGCACACAGTCTTTTATGAATGAAGTGCACTGGTGTCAGAAAGAGATCATCATACTGTTTGGGGAGAGAGAAATGCTGTCAAACGAGTTATCTTCTCACGGGGAGGGTGGTAGTGAGAATGATTGCAATGTTTCACATTGATATCATTCCTGTCTGGTGAGATAAACGTTGTGGGAAGGTTTTCGATTACATCGCACACAGGTTTCGGATCACTTCCACCTGTCAGGGAAGCATTAAGTTAAGTAGATCCAACTGATCTGATATGGTATGAGTACTAGCTGACTatgtttgttttctgtgacaACGACTCATGGGATATGTTACAGTACGGTCATGGCTACTATGctggaatataaaaaaataaaaaataaaaattggtcACCTGTGCCATGGAAATGAGAACATaagtatatgtaaatatatttctcAATGCATTTCAGTCCTATTCAATATAATGTGTCAACCTGGCAGCTTAGACTTGCACAAGATATCGTGCTCTTGGTTGGTCACCGCAGGGAGGAGAATGAAAAACCTTCACTATTTGCCAGCTAATGAAAAGTTATTTTATAATCCACTCATGGTCAGAGTCATAATTACATATTTATAGATGTCGACAACAGACAGTAAGGTCATCCTTGACCACTggaaaaaaataattaaacaatttaaattaaCATAACAATGTAATATAATATTGAGCATTCAGAATAACATTCCTAATTACAGCGTAGACACCGTAGAGACATAAATCAATAGAGTATCAATACACTTTTCCCAACAGTGATGTACTGTACTTCTTAGTCACTAAGCCTGACATCAGTGTTACCCTGTCCAGAGTTATCGTTCAACATGCCGTTGTTGGCTTTCTAGTACCCTTTTTACACTATCTTGCCAACCCGAAACAAATTGTACTGGCTCGGATAGTTTATTCTCACATTACAATTTTTTAGCACAGTTCCAGCAACAATGGTGGATATGTAACCAGACCAGCTCAGTACAGCTTTGTTTGGCTCGGCTCGGTTCAGCTTGGTATGGTGCGGCTCGGTTCGGCACAGTAGTGTGAAAGGCTCACTAACTGTCCTCCAGTAGCTGCACTACCTCCTCTTTCTGACACTTCCTGGCCAGGGATAGGGCTGTGCAGCCTGTCGAGTCCTTACTACTCCTCTCTGCCCCGTTCATTAGCAGGGCTTTGATAATGGGAACACTGCCGTTCTGGGCAGCCAGATGTAATGGGGTGGCCTGGCTCTTGTTCAGAGCGTTGACGTTGGCCCGATGCGAGATGAGCTGGAGCACACTGGGGAAAAGGCCGCCGTTACACGCCAAGTGGAGCGCCGTCCAGCCGCTATCCTCTGCCATGTCGGGATTGGCCTTGGCCGACAGCAGCTTGGACACCACTTCCTCTTGCCCGTGGTGGCAGGCCAAGTGGAGGGGTGTCCAGCCACCCTTTCCTGGCAGGTCCATAGAGCCCTGGTGGGCTTCTAGTTCCAGCACGGTGGTCGCGTGGCCCTTCAGCGCCGCCAAGTGCATGGGCGTCCAACCCTGGAGGGTCCTGGGGTCGGGATTCGCCCCGTTGCCCAACAGTAGCCTGCAGATGCCCGTGTGTCCCTTGAGGGCGGCGAAGTGTAATGGGGTGTAGTGCCGGCTGTCCAGGGAGTTGACATCGGCGCCAGCTGTCACCAGCTGCCTGGCTACCCTGTTGTGGCCCTCCTCGGCTGCCAGGTGTAGAGCGGTGGTCAGGGAGTGATCCGTCCCGTTGGGGTCAACTCCCTTACTGAGCAGGAGCTTGGCGATGGCGAGGTGGCCGTACACACTCGCCACGTGGAGCGCCGTCCTCCCGTGGACCTCCTCGTGCTCGTCGGCGCTCCCCATCCGCGTCAGGAGGAGACGCACGACGTTCTCGTGGCCGTTCTGAGTGGCCAGGTGAAGCGGCGTCCACCCGGCTTTCTCCTTAACGCTAGGCTGGGCGCCACTGTCCAGTAGCAGACGGACAACTCTGCTGTCGTCGCTTTGAGCGGCAAAGTGCAGAGGAGTCCACTGGTCCCCATCTCCAAGTTTAACGTCTGCCTCGTGCTCCGTCAGCAAGGAGCATATCTCGTGGAACTTGTGGAGCACAGCCACAATGAGAGGGGTGTATCCTCTGACGCTCTGTGAGTTTACCTCCGCACCAAGACTCAAGACATGCTTCACACTCTCTGTGTCACCACTAACCACTGTGTAGTGGAGAAGAGTGTTGTTGTCTTTGAAGAGCATAGACACATGCTCCTTCCTAAGG
It encodes the following:
- the LOC112068157 gene encoding ankyrin repeat and protein kinase domain-containing protein 1-like, which encodes MLSPSFRRKSTCSLANPPDMGNTRDDILNILSRKDFENFRQALRKEHVSMLFKDNNTLLHYTVVSGDTESVKHVLSLGAEVNSQSVRGYTPLIVAVLHKFHEICSLLTEHEADVKLGDGDQWTPLHFAAQSDDSRVVRLLLDSGAQPSVKEKAGWTPLHLATQNGHENVVRLLLTRMGSADEHEEVHGRTALHVASVYGHLAIAKLLLSKGVDPNGTDHSLTTALHLAAEEGHNRVARQLVTAGADVNSLDSRHYTPLHFAALKGHTGICRLLLGNGANPDPRTLQGWTPMHLAALKGHATTVLELEAHQGSMDLPGKGGWTPLHLACHHGQEEVVSKLLSAKANPDMAEDSGWTALHLACNGGLFPSVLQLISHRANVNALNKSQATPLHLAAQNGSVPIIKALLMNGAERSSKDSTGCTALSLARKCQKEEVVQLLEDS